The segment CGCATTGAGCGTAAATTTGCCTCCAAGGTTGATGATCCGGTGCTGGCTCAATGTACGGACATCATTGTGCGTCAGGTCGAAAATATGCAGGGAATGGTCAAAGAGTTTTCTGCCTTTGCCAAACTTCCCGAGGTTGAGCTGCGTATGGACTATCCGGCTCCTCTTATCGAGGAGGTCGTGGACATGTTCGAGCACAGCCACAGTGCTATCCATTGGGAGTTGATTTTTGATGCTTCCATTCCGCAGATTCGAATGGATCGGGATAGTATTCGTCGGGTATTGATCAATGTGCTGACCAACGCTGCTGAAGCTCTGGGCGGGCAGGAGGATGCCGCTGTCCTGGTGCATGTGTCGCACGATGCCGTGACGGGCTGGGTGCGAATGGAAGTCCGGGATAACGGGCCCGGCTTGAGTCAGGAGGAACGCTCCCGGCTGTTCGAACCCTATTTTTCACAAAAGAAAGGCGGCACCGGTCTTGGCCTGACTATCGTCAAATCCATCGTTAGCGATCACCACGGGTATGTCCGGGCCGTCCCGGGTTCTGAGAGAGGGACCACCGTGGTCATCGAACTTCCCGTGTCCTGATCTTTCCCTTTCTTTTTTCTGACCCTTTCCCTTCTCTGCCTCTTGCTGTAGAATATAGCTTCATGAATTGTGTGTGATTCTTGAGAGGGATTCCATGTATGTCATAGTAACCGGTGGAACGGGCTTCATTGGTCGAGCGCTTGTGGCGGAGCTGCAGCGTTCCGGACATGGCGTGGCTGTGCCGAGTCGTTTGCCGGAAAAGGCCCGAGCAGTGCTCGGTCCCGGAGTCGATTGCGTGGCCTGGGACGGAGTCGATTCGGCTCCACTTGTTCGTTTACTGGACAATGCCGGTCAGGAGAGTGCAGTGGTCAACCTCGCGGGCGAGGGTATTGCCAATGGGCGTTGGACTGTCGAGAAAAAGGCTGCAATTCTCAATAGCCGGATTCGTGCAACCGAAGCGGTGACAAGCGCAACGTTGGAGGCCACCAAGCCTCCGGCGGTGATTCTTCAGGGCTCAGCTGTCGGGTATTACGGTTACCGAGCATCAGAGCATGGTGAAATGCTGGATGAAACCAAGCCTCAGGGCGAGGGCTTTCTGGCTGAGGTCTGCTTGGCCTGGGAAACCGTTGGAACATCTGTTGCCGTGGCGAATGTCCGACAGGTTGTGATTCGAACAGGTCTTGTCATCGGAACGGGCGGGGTGCTTGCCAAATTTCTGCCACCGTTCAGGTTTTTTATGGGAGGTCCGCTGGGGAACGGGGAGCAGTGGATGCCTTGGATTCATTTGTCTGATCAGGTGGGGGCCATTCGCTGGCTGCTGGAGAATGATCGGGCTGAGGGGGTGTATAACCTCTGTGCCCCTACGCCGGTGTCCATGAGTTATTTTTGCACAGCTCTGGGGCGGGCTGTGCATCGCCCTTCCTGGTTACCTGTGCCATCAGCGGCATTGCGCCTGTTGCTGGGACGCGAAATGGCGGACGAAACCGTACTTGCCAGCCAACGCGCTGTTCCGACCCGACTTTTGGCCGAGGGTTTTCAATTTCGCATGATCGAGCTTGGGTCCGCTTTGAGTGAGGCTATCAATACCTCCGGGTAAAGTGCATCCGGGAAATACATCGAGAGGGGTCGCATGTCCTGTCTGAGGATATTGGTTGTAGAAGACGAATCCATTGTCGCCATGGATATCAGACATCGCTTGTCCAAGCTGGGGTATGAGATTGTGGGCGAAGTGGAGACTGGCGAGGATGCGGTGCGACTCGCGGCGGAACTGCTTCCGGATCTCGTGTTGATGGATATCATGCTTGCCGGCGAGATGGACGGTGTCCAGGCTGCTGCCGAAATCCATTCCAGAGTGGATTTACCCATAGTCTATCTCTCTGCCTATGCCGACGATGAAACTCTGCAACGGGTCAAGATTACACAACCTTTCGGTTATATCATCAAGCCATTCGAAGACCGGGAGTTGCACGCGGCCATTGAAATGGCCTGTTATCGGCATCGTATGGAGCGCCTGCGACGCGAAGATCGCATGTGGATGCAGACCACGTTGGATAGTGTGGGAGAAGCCATTATTTCCACCGATCCCTCAGGGATGGTGACCTATACCAACGCCGTGGCCGCAGCGATGGCGTCCACTTCACAACAGGAACTCAAGGGCAAGCCTCTGGAATCAATTCTGACGTTCAATGATGTGCTGGGGGAGCTGGTCGATCCGGTGGCTCTGGCTTTGTCCGGGAATTCATCCGAACGCTCCGATTCTCTTTCGTTGCATCTGGGTAATGATCGGACAGTTCCTGTGGAGGTCTCCTGCCGAACCGTAAAGAATGATGATGACGGGGTGATGGGGGCTGTGTTGGCCTTCAGGGATATCAGTGGCCGTAAGGAAACAGTGCGCGAACTTCGGCATACTGTAGCCAAATTGCGCCAGACGGTGGAGGCTACGGTCCAGGCTCTGGTCGTGACCTCCGAGAAGCGTGATCCCTACACGGCCGGGCATCAGCAGCGGGTGGCACAACTGGCCGTAGCCATTGCCCGGCGACTTGGCCTGGAGGGGGATCAATTGGATGCCATTCGCGTGACTGGGCTGCTGCATGATCTCGGAAAGATTTATATTCCCGCTGAGATTCTATCCAAACCAGCACGTTTGACGGAGATGGAAATGGGACTGATGCGCACCCACTCTCAGGTCGGATACGATATTCTGTCCGGTGTTCCCTTTCCCTGGGCCGTCGCAGATATCGTGCTGCAGCATCATGAACGATTGGATGGAACCGGCTACCCGCAAGGGCTATCCGGGGATGAAATTCTGCACGAATCGCGGATCATCTGTGTAGCGGACGTGGTGGAAGCCATGAGTTCGCATCGCCCCTACCGGGCTGCGCTGGGACTGGACCGGGCGCTGCAGGAGATTCGTGCAGGGAGAGGATCGCGGTATGACCCTGAGGTGGTCGATGCTTGCCTGTCTCTGTTCGTCGAGGGTGATTTCGTTTTTGAATGATTGTTTTCGCCAGGTTGAAACGCCCGGTAGGTCTTGCTCCTGCCGGGTGTTTGCGTTTATGGAGAAGGTGAAGGGCCAGTTCTGGCTTTTCTTCAGAGGAGTATCGTAGGTATGGCACATATCCTGGTTGTGGACGACGAGAAGGACATTCGCCTTTCACTTCGGGGCATCCTTGAAGATGAGGGATTCGAAGTTGATGAGGCCGAGAGTGGGGAAGCCGCGCTTGCCTATCTGGAGGACCGAACTCCTGATCTTATGTTGCTGGATATTTGGCTTACAGGAGTTGACGGCCTTGAGGTTTTGACTC is part of the Desulfovibrio ferrophilus genome and harbors:
- a CDS encoding TIGR01777 family oxidoreductase, with amino-acid sequence MYVIVTGGTGFIGRALVAELQRSGHGVAVPSRLPEKARAVLGPGVDCVAWDGVDSAPLVRLLDNAGQESAVVNLAGEGIANGRWTVEKKAAILNSRIRATEAVTSATLEATKPPAVILQGSAVGYYGYRASEHGEMLDETKPQGEGFLAEVCLAWETVGTSVAVANVRQVVIRTGLVIGTGGVLAKFLPPFRFFMGGPLGNGEQWMPWIHLSDQVGAIRWLLENDRAEGVYNLCAPTPVSMSYFCTALGRAVHRPSWLPVPSAALRLLLGREMADETVLASQRAVPTRLLAEGFQFRMIELGSALSEAINTSG
- a CDS encoding HD domain-containing phosphohydrolase, producing MSCLRILVVEDESIVAMDIRHRLSKLGYEIVGEVETGEDAVRLAAELLPDLVLMDIMLAGEMDGVQAAAEIHSRVDLPIVYLSAYADDETLQRVKITQPFGYIIKPFEDRELHAAIEMACYRHRMERLRREDRMWMQTTLDSVGEAIISTDPSGMVTYTNAVAAAMASTSQQELKGKPLESILTFNDVLGELVDPVALALSGNSSERSDSLSLHLGNDRTVPVEVSCRTVKNDDDGVMGAVLAFRDISGRKETVRELRHTVAKLRQTVEATVQALVVTSEKRDPYTAGHQQRVAQLAVAIARRLGLEGDQLDAIRVTGLLHDLGKIYIPAEILSKPARLTEMEMGLMRTHSQVGYDILSGVPFPWAVADIVLQHHERLDGTGYPQGLSGDEILHESRIICVADVVEAMSSHRPYRAALGLDRALQEIRAGRGSRYDPEVVDACLSLFVEGDFVFE